AATTTTTTTCATATTTTTAATACAGCCGATGCCCAGGTAAATCCGCCGACAAAGGCCACCAGCTCAACAATATCTCCCTTTTTAACTTTCCCTTCTTTCAGCGCTTCATCAAATGCAATTATGGTTGTTGCCGCGGAAACATTTCCATATTTATGAAGATTAACAAAAACTTTTTCTTTTGGGAGGCCCATTCTTTTGGTAATTGCTTCAATAATTCTAAGATTTGCCTGATGGGGTATTAATAGAGAAATTTCTTCGCATTTTATTTTGGCTAAATCAAGAGCTTTTTGAGCCGCCTCTATCATTTTAATTATTGCAACTTTAAATACTTCTTTTCCTTCCATTTTTATATAATGCATTCTGTTTTTTACTGTTTCTTCCGTAGAAGGATTCCTTGATCCTCCCCCGGGAAGATATAAAAGATCTGCGTAAGTTCCATCGGCTCCCAGATATACTGACAAAATATTGTTTTCTGTTTCTGATCGGCTTAATACCATCGCTCCTGCACCGTCGCCAAATAAAACAGAAGTGTTTCGGTCTTTCCAATCAGTAATTTTAGATAAAGTTTCAGCACCAATCAAAAGTATATTTTTGCAAAAACCGTTTTCTATAAAATTTTTAGCAACCGCCAAGCCGTAAATAAATCCGCTGCAAGCCGCTGAAAGGTCAAAAGTAAAAGCATTTTTGGCATTTATAGCTTTTTGTATCAAACAAGCAGTTGAAGGAAAAAACATATCCGGAGTAATAGTTGCGACTATTATTGCATCTAACTCTTCGGGTTTTATTTTAGCTTCCGCCAGAGCTTTTTTAGCTGCCCCTATCGCTAGGTCTGACGTTGCAGTATTTTTATCAGCTATACGCCTTTCTTTTATTCCGGTTCTTGAAGTTATCCATTCATCAGTAGTCTGAACCATTTTTTCTAATTCGGAATTGGTTAATATTTTATCAGGAACGGATGATCCGGTTCCAAGAATTTTTACTCCAAATTTGCTCATTTTCTTAACCTCTACTCAGTTTCATTATTTTCAATTTTAGACATTTCGTCAGCAATAGCTTTAGTAACGCCTTTTTCAACATATTTCGCAGCAGAAAAGAAAGCGTTTTTAATTGCTTTAGCGTTTGATCTGCCATGACAAATTAAACAAGCTCCGTTAACTCCTAAAAGAGGAGCTCCGCCATATTCAGTGTAATCAAGTTTTTTTCTCAAATCTTTTAAAGCGGCCCAAAGGAAAGGTAACGAAACCCAAGTTATGGGATAAGATTTAAGCTCGCTTTTTATTAATTTTAGCAGCATTTCAACTGCACCTTCAGCGTACTTAAGTATTATATTGCCTACAAAACCGTCGCAAACTACTACTTCCGCTTTTCCCCTACTTATGTCTCTTCCTTCAATATTTCCGATAAAATTAACGTTTGATTTTTTAATAAGCTCAAAAGCTGCCAGCGTCAATTCGTTCCCCTTGGTATCTTCTTCTCCGATGGATGCTAATCCTACCTTAGGATTATCTATTCCCTTAACTTCTTTCATAAAAAGACTGCCCATAATTGCAAATTGCTGAAGATGTTTTGGTTTGCAGTCTACATTTGCCCCTACATCCAATAAAATACATAGGCCTTCAAGAGTCGGAAATAATGTTGCAATAGCAGGCCGGCTGACCCCAGGTATTCTGCCCATATGCAGTAAGGCCGATGCCATTGCTGCCCCGGAATTTCCTGCCGATATAAAAGCCTCAGCTTTACCGTCGGCCACCAATTTTGCTGCAACAACCAAAGACGAATCCTTTTTCTGCCTTACTGCCTGAGCAGGCAATTCATCCATATCTATTACTTCACTGGCATTTTCAATTTTTATATTTAAATTTTTTGTCTTGTATTTTTTTAGTTCCGAAAGAATTATATTTTCCCGGCCAACAAGAATAATTTCATGCTGAAATTCTTTGGCCGCATTAATAGCACCTTCAATTGTTACTAGGGGTGCGTGATCTCCCCCCATAACATCTAAGGCTATTTTCATTATTTATTTTCCTCTGCGCCCTTGGTTTGACTTTCTTTAGATTCTGTTTTCTTTTTTTCTTTTTTCGGCAGGATTAACTCTCCATTATAGAAACCGCAAGACGGGCAGATTCTATGAGGCATCTTCGGGGCTGCGCATTGAGGGCATTTGTTCGTATTTAATGAAAATATTTTCCAGTTTGAAGCCCTGCGCATATCGCGTCGCATTCGAGTATGTTTTCGTTTTGGATTCGGCATTTCTCCTCCTGTTGCCGGGTCTTTTTTTTATCAAACTACTTATTTTTGAGCAGTTCCTTTAACTTACCCCATCGGTCAATTGAAGGTTGTTTTTGACAACCGCATTTTACGATATTTAAATTTTTGCCGCATTGAGGGCAAAGACCCAAACAATTTTCTTTACATAGCGGCTTGTTCGGAAGATTTAAAATCAATAACTGCCTAATTTCTTCTTCCAGATCTATTAAATCAGTTTTTGACGAAAAAGACTGTGCTATATCAGTTTTGATGTTATAATTAAATTTCTCATTACAGGAAAAACATTTAAGCGCTATTTGCCCCTTGATTTCCCCTGTAACTAAAACCTCTTCGCCAAAGAGTTCGGCCTTAAAAGAAATTGATAGTTTTTGATCGCTAGTATATTCTTCTAAGTCTTTACAGCTATATTTTTCAATGAATTTTTCTATTTTTAATCCGTCTTTTAATTCCGACGGATTTATAAAAAAGTCATTCATTTTTCCGAAAGCTCCTGAATTCTTTTTATATTAAAGATCTAAAACAAACGTTGATTATAATGATTCGTCATGAGTTTGTCAATACCCTTAAAGTTTCTCTTGCTATCATTAACTCTTCATTAGTAGGAATTACCAAAACTTTAACTTTTGAAACAGCCGAAGAAATGATTTTTTCTTCAGCAGTAATATTTAAGTTTGCATCTTTATCAACGATAATTCCAAGATTATCAAGGCCTTTTAGAGAATTTTCCCTTATTGTCGGAGAATTTTCACCTATACCGGCGGTAAAAATTATAGCATCGGTTCCGTTTAAAATTCCGAAATAGAAAGAAATATATTTTTTTATCCTGTAACAGAACATATCCAAAGCTAGTTTTGCCTTTTCAGAACCGCTGGCTACCGCCTTTAGTATCGTTCTCATATCATTCGTTAGTCCTGACACTCCCAAAAGGCCGCTTTTTTTATTAAGCAGGGTGTTAAGATCTTCCGCTGAAATATTTTCGTGCATCATAAGATGTACAATAATGGCCGGATCAATATCTCCGCATCGGGTCCCCATCATTAGCCCTTCCAAAGGCGTAAAACCCATTGATGTGTCAATAGATTTGCCATTTTCAATTGCTGTTATGCTGCAACCGTTTCCTAAGTGGCAAGTTATAAGTTTTAATTCTGTTATGGGTTTCTTAAGAATTTCAGCTGCTCTATATGCGACATATTTATGAGATGTCCCGTGAAAACCGTATCGTCTTATATGATATTTTTCGTAAAGGCTGTAAGGAAGCGGATAAAGGTATGCATACTGCGGTATAGTCTGATGAAAAGCAGTATCAAACACAACAACTTCAGGAACCCCGGGCAATAGTTTTTGGCACGCTTCTATACCTGCATAATGATGAGGAGTGTGAAGCGGCGCTATGGCAAAACATTCCCTTAAACCTTTCATTACTTCGTTATTTACCAGAACCGAATCAGAAAACTTGTCTCCGCCGTGCACAACCCTATGCCCGATAGCAGTGATCTCGCTGATTTCTTTTATTACCTGCGGTCCTGCGCTAAGAAGCTTTTCGATAATAAGCTCAATGGCTTCCATATGATTTTTTACTTGGCACAATTCCTTGATATCGTCACCGGTAATGGACTCCTGCTTAAAATATGCCTCAGGAAGTCCTATGCATTCAACTATACCTTTAGCAAGATTTTTTTCAGTATCCATTTCATAAAAAGTATATTTTACCGAAGACGAACCGCAGTTTACGATTAATACTTTCATTCTTACCCCTTTTTCCATTCTTCAGGACTATAATCAATTATTTCGCCGTTTTTAAAGAAAAATTTTATTTCTTTAATTCCGTTTTCAACTGAATCTGATGCGTGAACAAGATTTTTTCTGCCGTCAGTGCCGAACATACGCCTTAAAGTTCCCGGGGCAGCTTCCATTGAATCGGTTGAGCCTATTATGTTTCGGACACCAAAAACAGCATTTTCCCCTTCCCACGCGGTTACTATTATAGGTCCCGAAGTCATAAAATTGATAAAAAATTCAAAAAAATATTTCCCGCGATGAACGTCATAAAAATTTTCAATCGTTGAACGGTCCGGCCAAACCATTTTCATCCCAAGAAGTTTTAAACCCTCGCTTTCAAAGCTTTTTATTATTTCACCTACAACTTTTTTACCGATTCCGTCAGGCTTGATGATCACACAAGTTCTTTCCATCGATTTACCCCGTTAGAAAAAATCAAACAACTGCCTATTCCAAAAACTACGAAAAGCTGTATCAATATTATTTTTCATATCTGATTTTTTCTTAATGTTTCAATTTTTCTAACGGGGCTTACCTCATTTCTTTAATAATAGCTTCAGCCATTTCTTTTGTTCCTGCTTTTCCGCCAAGATCATATGTAACGTTTTTTCCTTCAGATATAACCTTAACTACTGCCTCATCAAGTTTTTTGGCAGCTTTTGTTTCTCCGAGATATTCAAGCATCAGTTTACCCGAAAGAATCAGCGCTGTAGGATTTACTTTATTTAGGCCTTTATATTTCGGGGCAGACCCATGAACTGCTTCAAAAACAGCATAATCATTGCCGAAATTAGCTCCGGGCGCTACCCCTAATCCTCCGACAAGCCCGGCACAAAGGTCAGAAAGAATGTCCCCGTAAAGATTAGGCAATACAATTACATCGTAAAGATGAGGCTTTAGAACCAGCTGCATGCACATATTGTCAATCAAGCGTTCTTCATATTCAATTTTCCCTTCGTAATTTTTTGCTACTTCCTTTGCCGTATCCAAAAAAAGGCCGTCAGTAAACTTCATTATGTTAGCTTTTGTTACCGCTGTAACTTTTTTTCTTTTATTTTTTACTGCGTAATCAAATGCAAATTTAACAATTCTTTCGGACCCAAACTTTGAAATAGGCTTTATTGATATAGCGGATTTTTCTCTTATTTTATTCTTGGATAGTTTAATGATTTCTTCAGCTTCAGGAGAACTCGCACGAAATTCCACTCCTGTGTATAAATCTTCAGTGTTTTCTCTTACTACGACCAAGTCAATATTTTCATATCTTGACTTAACTCCTGCATAGGTTTTGCACGGTCTTAAACAACAGTATAGATCCAGCTCTTTACGTATTGCAACATTTACTGAACGGAAACCGGTTCCAATTGGCGTGGTTATGGGGCCTTTTAGTGCGACTTTGTTTTTTCTAATAGAATCCAGTGTGATTTTAGGAAGCGGGGTCCCGTATTTTTCCATAACATCGGAACCCGCGTCGGCATATTCCCATTCAATTTTTACCCCGGTAGCATCTATTACATTTTTTGTTGCTTCAGCAATTTCAGGGCCTGTGCCGTCCCCGGGTATTAAAGTAACTTTATGAGGTGCCATTTTTCAATCCTTTATCAAATATTAGTTTGAAAATATATAATATAATAATTCTTTTGTCAAAATTGGAAACCGCAAAATTTGAATCATTAGCTGAAAATACGGATAAATAATATTGTCAACCGGTTAAAATTATCGGTGATTATTAAAATACCTACAATAATTAAAATTATCCCTGAAATTATTTCAATGACTCTAAAATACTTTTTAATTTTTTCAAATACAGACAGTGACCAATTTATAAATAGTGCTGTCAGTAAAAATGGGATCGCAATGCCAATAGAATAAAAAATCAAAAGCAATGTTCCCTTAAATACCGTACCTTGAGTTGATGCCAAGATTAAAATTGACGAAAGAATAGGTCCTATGCATGGAGTCCAGCCCATCGCAAATGCAACTCCGATTAAAAATGAGCCGAAATATCCAACAGATACTCTGCTAATTTTAATATTTTTCTGAAAGTAAAGAAAAGGAATCGTGAATATCCCCGTAATATGAAGGCCAAAAATAATAACTACACCTCCCCCGACAAATCTTATAATATTTTTTCCGGAAACCACTATATTTCCCAAAAAACTTGCTGAAATACCAAGCAGGATAAAAATAACGCTGAAACCGAAAACAAAAAAAACCGAATTAAGAAAAACTTTTGTTATTGATTTTTCTTCTTTCCTAAGTTCTTCAAGCGAAATGCCCGTGATGTAGAAAAGGTATGCAGGGATTAAAGGTAATATGCACGGACTCAAAAAAGTCATTATCCCTGCCAAAAAACTTGCAATTAAAGGAAATTTACCAATTGTTTCCATATTAATATTTAAGCATTTTTTCTATTGATTTTATGGCTTTTGCCTGCAATGCAGGCGGTACTTTAATTTCATATTTCATATCTTCAAGCGCCCACAAAATTTTCTCTAAACTTATTTTTTTCATATTCTTGCATAATGCCTTTTCGGTAGCCGGATAAAAGTTCTTTTCAGGGTTTTCTTTTTTCAGACGATAAATAATCCCTTGTTCGGTAGCAATGATCATTTCTTTTGAAGCGCTTTCTTTTGCATATCTTACCATGCCGTTTGTTGAAAGAATCTTGTCAGCCAAATTCAACACGTCTTCTGTGCACTCGGGATGAGCCAGAACTTCCGCATTAGGATATTTTTTCTTAGATCCCAAGATATCTTTGGCGGATATTTTTATATGAATAGGACAATAACCGCCGAAAAAAATCATTTTTTTACCGGTAAGTTTTTCAATATATTTTCCTAAATTTTGGTCCGGTATAAAAATAATTTCTTTATCTTTTATAGAATTTACAACATTTACTGCATTTGAAGAAGCACAGCAAATATCGCTTTCAGCCTTGATTTCTGCCGATGTGTTTATATAACAAACAACTACGGCATCAGGATGTTTTCTTTTGAGCTCATTAAGTTTTTTTACATCTATCATATCAGCCATTGGACAACCGGCTTTAATTTCAGGCAGA
The Elusimicrobiota bacterium DNA segment above includes these coding regions:
- a CDS encoding ketoacyl-ACP synthase III, which translates into the protein MSKFGVKILGTGSSVPDKILTNSELEKMVQTTDEWITSRTGIKERRIADKNTATSDLAIGAAKKALAEAKIKPEELDAIIVATITPDMFFPSTACLIQKAINAKNAFTFDLSAACSGFIYGLAVAKNFIENGFCKNILLIGAETLSKITDWKDRNTSVLFGDGAGAMVLSRSETENNILSVYLGADGTYADLLYLPGGGSRNPSTEETVKNRMHYIKMEGKEVFKVAIIKMIEAAQKALDLAKIKCEEISLLIPHQANLRIIEAITKRMGLPKEKVFVNLHKYGNVSAATTIIAFDEALKEGKVKKGDIVELVAFVGGFTWASAVLKI
- the plsX gene encoding phosphate acyltransferase PlsX, with product MKIALDVMGGDHAPLVTIEGAINAAKEFQHEIILVGRENIILSELKKYKTKNLNIKIENASEVIDMDELPAQAVRQKKDSSLVVAAKLVADGKAEAFISAGNSGAAMASALLHMGRIPGVSRPAIATLFPTLEGLCILLDVGANVDCKPKHLQQFAIMGSLFMKEVKGIDNPKVGLASIGEEDTKGNELTLAAFELIKKSNVNFIGNIEGRDISRGKAEVVVCDGFVGNIILKYAEGAVEMLLKLIKSELKSYPITWVSLPFLWAALKDLRKKLDYTEYGGAPLLGVNGACLICHGRSNAKAIKNAFFSAAKYVEKGVTKAIADEMSKIENNETE
- the ndk gene encoding nucleoside-diphosphate kinase; the protein is MERTCVIIKPDGIGKKVVGEIIKSFESEGLKLLGMKMVWPDRSTIENFYDVHRGKYFFEFFINFMTSGPIIVTAWEGENAVFGVRNIIGSTDSMEAAPGTLRRMFGTDGRKNLVHASDSVENGIKEIKFFFKNGEIIDYSPEEWKKG
- a CDS encoding isocitrate/isopropylmalate dehydrogenase family protein: MAPHKVTLIPGDGTGPEIAEATKNVIDATGVKIEWEYADAGSDVMEKYGTPLPKITLDSIRKNKVALKGPITTPIGTGFRSVNVAIRKELDLYCCLRPCKTYAGVKSRYENIDLVVVRENTEDLYTGVEFRASSPEAEEIIKLSKNKIREKSAISIKPISKFGSERIVKFAFDYAVKNKRKKVTAVTKANIMKFTDGLFLDTAKEVAKNYEGKIEYEERLIDNMCMQLVLKPHLYDVIVLPNLYGDILSDLCAGLVGGLGVAPGANFGNDYAVFEAVHGSAPKYKGLNKVNPTALILSGKLMLEYLGETKAAKKLDEAVVKVISEGKNVTYDLGGKAGTKEMAEAIIKEMR
- a CDS encoding cytochrome c biogenesis protein CcdA, giving the protein METIGKFPLIASFLAGIMTFLSPCILPLIPAYLFYITGISLEELRKEEKSITKVFLNSVFFVFGFSVIFILLGISASFLGNIVVSGKNIIRFVGGGVVIIFGLHITGIFTIPFLYFQKNIKISRVSVGYFGSFLIGVAFAMGWTPCIGPILSSILILASTQGTVFKGTLLLIFYSIGIAIPFLLTALFINWSLSVFEKIKKYFRVIEIISGIILIIVGILIITDNFNRLTILFIRIFS
- a CDS encoding acetate kinase — translated: MKVLIVNCGSSSVKYTFYEMDTEKNLAKGIVECIGLPEAYFKQESITGDDIKELCQVKNHMEAIELIIEKLLSAGPQVIKEISEITAIGHRVVHGGDKFSDSVLVNNEVMKGLRECFAIAPLHTPHHYAGIEACQKLLPGVPEVVVFDTAFHQTIPQYAYLYPLPYSLYEKYHIRRYGFHGTSHKYVAYRAAEILKKPITELKLITCHLGNGCSITAIENGKSIDTSMGFTPLEGLMMGTRCGDIDPAIIVHLMMHENISAEDLNTLLNKKSGLLGVSGLTNDMRTILKAVASGSEKAKLALDMFCYRIKKYISFYFGILNGTDAIIFTAGIGENSPTIRENSLKGLDNLGIIVDKDANLNITAEEKIISSAVSKVKVLVIPTNEELMIARETLRVLTNS
- the nadA gene encoding quinolinate synthase NadA — translated: MKSITEKILELKAKRNAIILVHNYQLPEVQDIADFLGDSLDLSRKASQTNADVIVFCGVHFMAETASILCPEKTVLLPEIKAGCPMADMIDVKKLNELKRKHPDAVVVCYINTSAEIKAESDICCASSNAVNVVNSIKDKEIIFIPDQNLGKYIEKLTGKKMIFFGGYCPIHIKISAKDILGSKKKYPNAEVLAHPECTEDVLNLADKILSTNGMVRYAKESASKEMIIATEQGIIYRLKKENPEKNFYPATEKALCKNMKKISLEKILWALEDMKYEIKVPPALQAKAIKSIEKMLKY
- a CDS encoding DUF177 domain-containing protein, producing the protein MNDFFINPSELKDGLKIEKFIEKYSCKDLEEYTSDQKLSISFKAELFGEEVLVTGEIKGQIALKCFSCNEKFNYNIKTDIAQSFSSKTDLIDLEEEIRQLLILNLPNKPLCKENCLGLCPQCGKNLNIVKCGCQKQPSIDRWGKLKELLKNK